One window from the genome of Breoghania sp. L-A4 encodes:
- a CDS encoding TAXI family TRAP transporter solute-binding subunit: MKHVTKLLIGGLLGGLMTTGMASAQVVSIATGAQGSLAYNSGQAIAKVANDHGITARTQPLVGYLPLIDNGEVDFGFSNGVEAEFALTGTGNYDRAHPNLRLVGVMFPLTTGIMVRADSGILTVADLKAKASELKIASEYTKSTIIPYYIGGGLANGGMTYDDFQKVPVSSFVAGINALGDGLVDVALVSLNNGAGKQVEAKLSGSGGLQYVSLDDSPEGVAAFKKFLPAGNIIAMKANEKIPGLKQPANIMQVPWMMLTSVNASDELVYKMTKIVAENNDALKASFGAFGNAKPEKMAPANGVPYHPGALKYYEEAGITVGE; the protein is encoded by the coding sequence ATGAAACATGTCACGAAACTACTGATCGGCGGCCTGCTCGGCGGCCTGATGACAACCGGCATGGCCTCGGCGCAGGTCGTCTCCATCGCGACCGGCGCGCAGGGATCGCTTGCCTACAACTCCGGACAGGCCATTGCCAAGGTGGCCAATGACCACGGGATTACGGCCCGCACGCAGCCGCTCGTCGGCTATCTGCCGCTGATCGACAACGGCGAGGTCGATTTCGGCTTCTCCAACGGCGTCGAGGCGGAATTCGCGCTGACCGGCACCGGCAACTATGACCGCGCGCACCCGAACCTGCGGCTCGTTGGCGTGATGTTCCCGTTGACGACCGGCATCATGGTGCGTGCCGACAGCGGGATCCTGACCGTCGCGGACCTCAAGGCAAAGGCCTCGGAACTCAAGATAGCTTCGGAATACACCAAGTCCACGATCATTCCCTATTACATCGGCGGCGGCCTGGCCAACGGCGGCATGACCTATGACGACTTCCAGAAGGTCCCTGTGTCGAGCTTTGTCGCCGGCATCAACGCGCTCGGTGACGGGCTTGTGGACGTCGCGCTCGTCAGCCTCAACAATGGCGCAGGCAAGCAGGTCGAGGCCAAGCTCTCCGGCAGCGGTGGTCTGCAGTATGTCTCGCTGGACGACTCGCCCGAAGGCGTGGCTGCGTTCAAGAAGTTTCTGCCCGCCGGCAACATCATTGCCATGAAGGCCAACGAAAAGATTCCGGGCCTGAAGCAGCCCGCCAACATCATGCAGGTTCCGTGGATGATGCTGACGAGCGTCAATGCCTCGGATGAGCTGGTTTACAAGATGACCAAGATCGTTGCCGAGAACAATGATGCGCTGAAGGCGAGCTTTGGCGCTTTCGGAAACGCCAAGCCCGAGAAGATGGCGCCGGCCAACGGTGTGCCCTATCACCCCGGCGCGCTGAAGTACTACGAAGAGGCCGGAATCACCGTCGGCGAATGA
- a CDS encoding TRAP transporter fused permease subunit yields MRGSAHNGSLVNGLVAVLATLMSVACILWNIETPTRLGFAILVEQYLALQLGLALTICFLRFGWKGQEKTQLGLLDAAIALTCFVVLMYAAWDFSWLLTEQFYRPWQITVIGSVVTIGVMEGIRRRAGLTLFIIVAVFLVYSLFADKIPGALIGKELSPVRLVQYVGFDPSAVFSTPLRVGTVIVLLFVFFGKLLFAAGGGTFFTDLAMAATGRTRGGSAKIAVMGSALFGSISGSAVSNVVTTGVVTIPLMQRGGYSKTDAGAVEAVASTGGQLMPPIMGAAAFLMAEFLDISYMTVAGAALVPALLYYVSVFVQVDLIAGRDNVAQPDEELMSVGEVMLAGWHFLIPFGVLLGALFWWRLDPEDSALLASIAIVVVGFARGYRGDRLSFKTLRHVFVDTGISMVDLILIVAAAGFVIGILNITGLGFALTLMLVNSIGENVFLLLATSAIICTILGMGMPTSGVYVLLAALVAPSLVQAGIPPIAAHLFILYFGMMSMITPPVALAAFAAATITKADPLGTGLAAMRIGWAAYIIPFIFVGSPALLLEGSLVEIIAAAAMSAVGIAAISAAMVGYLHERLGLGLRVVVGVLGFGALPISYLPEELELLHPACTVAVVMLTIGLFVLKRGSAHKKQVN; encoded by the coding sequence ATGCGCGGCTCTGCACACAATGGTTCACTGGTGAACGGCCTTGTCGCCGTTCTGGCGACGCTCATGTCCGTCGCCTGTATTCTCTGGAACATCGAGACTCCCACCCGGCTCGGTTTCGCGATTCTCGTTGAACAATATCTGGCGCTGCAACTCGGCCTCGCCCTGACGATCTGCTTCCTGCGTTTCGGCTGGAAGGGACAGGAAAAGACACAGCTCGGGCTGCTCGATGCGGCCATCGCCCTGACGTGTTTCGTGGTGCTGATGTATGCGGCCTGGGATTTCTCGTGGCTGTTGACCGAGCAATTCTACCGGCCCTGGCAGATCACCGTGATCGGCAGCGTCGTGACCATCGGGGTGATGGAGGGAATCCGCCGTCGCGCCGGATTGACGCTCTTCATCATCGTCGCGGTGTTCCTCGTCTACTCGCTTTTCGCCGACAAGATTCCCGGCGCCCTGATCGGCAAGGAACTGAGCCCGGTCCGGCTGGTGCAATATGTGGGCTTTGATCCGTCCGCGGTCTTCTCGACGCCGCTGCGGGTCGGCACCGTCATCGTCCTGCTGTTCGTCTTCTTCGGCAAGCTTCTCTTCGCCGCCGGCGGCGGCACGTTCTTCACCGATCTGGCGATGGCCGCGACCGGCCGCACGCGCGGCGGCAGCGCCAAGATCGCGGTGATGGGCTCCGCGCTCTTTGGCTCGATTTCAGGCTCCGCCGTCTCCAACGTGGTGACCACCGGCGTGGTGACGATCCCGCTCATGCAGCGCGGCGGCTATTCCAAAACCGATGCGGGCGCGGTGGAAGCGGTCGCCTCGACCGGCGGGCAGCTCATGCCGCCGATCATGGGCGCGGCCGCGTTCCTGATGGCCGAATTTCTCGATATCTCCTACATGACGGTGGCGGGCGCTGCGCTTGTTCCGGCGCTGCTCTACTACGTGTCGGTGTTCGTGCAGGTCGATCTGATCGCCGGCCGGGACAATGTTGCGCAGCCCGACGAAGAGCTGATGAGCGTCGGCGAGGTCATGCTGGCGGGCTGGCATTTCCTCATTCCGTTCGGTGTGCTGCTCGGCGCGCTGTTCTGGTGGCGCCTTGATCCCGAGGACTCCGCTCTTCTGGCGTCCATCGCCATCGTGGTCGTTGGTTTTGCGCGCGGCTATCGCGGCGACAGGCTGTCGTTCAAGACCCTGCGTCACGTGTTCGTGGACACGGGCATATCGATGGTCGATTTGATCCTCATTGTGGCGGCCGCGGGCTTTGTGATCGGAATTCTCAACATCACCGGTCTCGGCTTCGCCCTGACGCTGATGCTGGTCAATTCGATTGGTGAGAACGTGTTCCTGCTGCTGGCGACCTCGGCGATCATCTGCACCATTCTGGGCATGGGAATGCCGACGTCAGGCGTCTATGTGCTGCTCGCCGCGCTGGTCGCCCCGTCGCTCGTGCAAGCCGGGATCCCTCCTATCGCCGCGCATCTCTTCATTCTGTATTTCGGCATGATGTCGATGATCACCCCGCCGGTGGCGCTCGCCGCCTTTGCCGCGGCGACGATCACCAAGGCCGATCCTCTGGGAACGGGGCTCGCGGCGATGCGGATCGGCTGGGCCGCCTACATCATTCCGTTCATTTTCGTGGGCTCGCCGGCGCTCCTGCTGGAGGGAAGCCTTGTCGAGATCATCGCCGCCGCGGCGATGTCCGCTGTCGGAATCGCGGCGATCAGCGCGGCCATGGTGGGGTATCTGCACGAGCGGCTCGGCCTTGGGCTGCGCGTTGTCGTCGGCGTTCTGGGTTTCGGCGCCCTGCCGATCAGCTATCTGCCCGAAGAGCTCGAGTTGTTGCATCCCGCCTGCACGGTCGCGGTCGTGATGCTGACGATCGGATTGTTCGTTCTCAAGCGCGGTAGCGCACACAAGAAACAAGTCAACTAA
- a CDS encoding LysR family transcriptional regulator: MNLHTFDMNLFVVFHTLMAERSVTRTGERLGRTQSAISNSLKRLRELFHDPLYVRTPHGLAPTPRALELHKSVAEIIRLSQDCLYQEADFSPETANVRFVIGAPDRLSLPVILPFLEDIRNTAPGISIDLRTTDRGHAIQLIEDQEIDVALGWFDQLPPTINRHYANTEAFTCLCRRDHPILNQSEPASIEMILSFPHLVVSSSGDRQAAFDAILKREGLTRRSAMSLTNFTMAPNLLQRSDMIGVFTKRTADYFASHFGLATYPVPMEMEAISHDLIWHRRFDTDPKHMWLRQKMLAACS, from the coding sequence ATGAACCTGCACACATTCGACATGAACCTCTTTGTTGTCTTCCACACGCTCATGGCCGAACGCAGTGTGACACGAACGGGCGAGCGCCTTGGCAGAACCCAGTCCGCCATTTCCAACTCGTTGAAACGGCTGCGCGAATTGTTCCACGATCCGCTCTATGTACGCACGCCGCACGGACTGGCGCCGACACCGCGGGCACTCGAGCTGCACAAGTCGGTCGCCGAGATCATCCGGCTTTCCCAGGACTGCCTCTACCAGGAAGCCGATTTCTCGCCGGAAACCGCCAACGTCCGCTTCGTGATCGGCGCTCCCGACCGCCTGAGCCTCCCGGTCATCCTGCCGTTTCTCGAGGATATTCGGAACACCGCCCCCGGCATATCGATTGATCTGAGAACAACGGACCGCGGCCACGCCATCCAGTTGATCGAGGATCAGGAGATCGACGTCGCGCTGGGCTGGTTCGACCAGCTGCCGCCAACGATCAACCGCCACTACGCCAACACCGAAGCCTTCACCTGCCTGTGCCGCAGGGATCATCCGATCCTCAACCAGTCGGAGCCCGCAAGTATCGAGATGATCCTGTCGTTCCCGCATCTGGTCGTCAGCTCGAGCGGCGACCGCCAGGCGGCCTTCGACGCAATCCTGAAACGCGAGGGCCTGACGCGCCGGTCGGCCATGTCGCTGACCAATTTCACGATGGCACCCAACCTGCTCCAGCGCAGCGACATGATCGGCGTGTTTACGAAACGCACGGCCGACTATTTCGCCTCCCATTTCGGTCTGGCGACCTATCCGGTGCCGATGGAAATGGAAGCGATCTCGCACGACCTCATCTGGCACCGGCGGTTCGACACCGACCCGAAACACATGTGGCTTCGCCAGAAGATGCTCGCGGCCTGCAGCTGA
- a CDS encoding ABC transporter ATP-binding protein, whose amino-acid sequence MLELKDLYGGYGKITILNGVSFEIPKASITTVIGPNGAGKSTVFKAIFGLLNISSGEVLLDGQAVTGLKPREMIARGVTYVPQGRNIVPQLSVYHNLELGGITARDQTKLRDRIGIVMDQFPMLKEHKDRKAIELSGGQQKQLEVARALLLDPKLILIDEPSIGLSPNLVQEVFRTLIRLRDQGVTILMVEQNAKAALAMSDYGLVLELGQTRMHDRADKLLADPRVGRLFLGGHIEEEVVE is encoded by the coding sequence ATGCTGGAACTGAAAGACCTTTATGGCGGCTACGGCAAGATCACCATCCTCAACGGGGTCAGCTTCGAGATCCCGAAGGCCTCGATCACCACGGTGATCGGCCCCAACGGCGCCGGCAAGTCGACCGTGTTCAAGGCGATCTTCGGCCTGCTGAATATCAGTTCGGGAGAGGTCCTGCTCGACGGGCAGGCCGTGACGGGGCTCAAGCCGCGCGAGATGATCGCGCGCGGCGTCACCTATGTGCCGCAGGGACGCAACATCGTCCCCCAGCTCTCGGTCTATCACAACCTCGAACTCGGCGGGATCACGGCCCGCGACCAGACGAAGCTGCGCGACCGGATCGGGATCGTCATGGACCAGTTCCCGATGCTCAAGGAGCACAAGGACCGCAAGGCGATCGAACTGTCGGGCGGCCAGCAGAAGCAGCTCGAGGTCGCCCGCGCGCTGCTGCTCGATCCGAAGCTGATCCTGATCGACGAACCGTCGATCGGCCTGTCGCCGAACCTGGTGCAGGAAGTGTTCCGGACCTTGATCAGGCTGCGCGACCAGGGCGTCACCATCCTGATGGTCGAGCAGAACGCCAAGGCTGCGCTTGCGATGTCCGACTACGGGCTGGTGCTTGAGCTGGGCCAGACGCGCATGCACGACCGCGCCGACAAGCTCCTGGCGGATCCGCGTGTCGGACGCCTGTTCCTCGGCGGCCACATTGAGGAGGAGGTGGTGGAGTGA